The Coregonus clupeaformis isolate EN_2021a chromosome 26, ASM2061545v1, whole genome shotgun sequence genome window below encodes:
- the tbc1d7 gene encoding TBC1 domain family member 7, with protein sequence MAEDPQRNFRSAYYEKVGFRGVEEKKSLEILLKENPLDVEKLSTFSQRFPLPSMYRIHVWKVLLGILPPHSDSHSLVGGYRREQYQDVLEALEVMRFVHMATPQTQVYLRMFQLESQVLPRRSDTTPPDEEDEDFLSIARAMEEIVEDSVDCYWLIKCFVNQFNNKFGDSIPHLPKSLEHYLSVEEPRLLNHLKNTGALAMLPYSLWFRRCFAGCLPESSLQRVWDKVISGSCKILVFVAVEILLSYKIVVMGTSRPEGVVNILCNMPQENTDAIVTKAIDLWHKYCGTPMHSV encoded by the exons ATGGCTGAGGACCCTCAGAGGAACTTCCGTTCTGCCTATTATGAGAAGGTGGGCTTCAGAGGGGTGGAAGAGAAGAAATCACTGGAGATATTACTGAAGGAGAACCCACTGG ACGTGGAGAAGCTGAGCACTTTCAGTCAGAGATTCCCTCTACCCTCAATGTACAGGATCCATGTATGGAAAGTGCTGTTGG GTATCCTTCCTCCCCACAGTGACTCCCACTCCCTGGTGGGAGGGTACAGGCGGGAACAGTACCAGGATGTGTTGGAGGCCCTGGAGGTAATGAGGTTTGTCCACATGGCCACGCCCCAGACGCAGGTATACCTACGCATGTTCCAGCTGGAGAGCCAAGTGCTGCCCAGACGCTCTGATACCACACCCCCg GACGAGGAGGATGAGGACTTCCTGTCCATAGCTAGAGCCATGGAGGAGATCGTAGAAGACTCTGTGGATTGTTATTGGCTGATCAAATGCTTTGTCAACCAATTCAACAATAAGTTTGGAGACTCCATTCCCCACCTG CCCAAGAGTCTGGAGCACTACCTGAGTGTGGAGGAGCCCCGGCTACTGAACCATCTGAAGAATACTGGGGCCCTCGCCATGCTTCCATACAGCCTGTGGTTCAGACGCTGCTTTGCTGGCTGCCTGCCAGAGTCTAGCCTGCAGAG GGTGTGGGATAAGGTGATCAGCGGGTCCTGTAAGATCCTGGTCTTCGTTGCCGTGGAGATCCTTCTCAGCTACAAGATCGTGGTGATGGGAACCAGCAGACCAGAGGGAGTGGTCAACATCCTGTGCAAT ATGCCCCAGGAGAACACTGATGCAATAGTGACTAAAGCCATTGACCTGTGGCACAAGTACTGTGGCACCCCCATGCACTCTGTATAG